A window from Pagrus major chromosome 4, Pma_NU_1.0 encodes these proteins:
- the lpin1a gene encoding phosphatidate phosphatase LPIN1 isoform X4, protein MNYVGQLAGQVFVQVKELYRGLNPATLSGCIDVIVVRQPDGTLQCSPFHVRFGKMGVLRSREKVVDIEINGEPVSLHMKLGENGEAFFVRETENTLEVVPSYLATSPIMSMGEQLMESQLGRGSSRHHDTIPCSSLPVQSLGPQQSDGGMTKKRRKRRRKARPEAGGGGGGRREESGEEFSEEEDMFTIDLSSDEEGDCSRPGYGDQGSTANTHTRPSTDWTRSQSADDSRSSTPKSDSELTNQNKDNPEMLWTWGELPQAAQPSFLTAHQKQDAVSIPVSASTHFRAISDTGAPSITTYAPQPGETAAHGRDKDTEECKNGARVELTTNSGDRAGGEQGRDVESVGPLCAEMEALTACSMSPRILPDHLDEGGNRGSPIRRTDSPSKKKEKRSQHLGADGIYLDDITELEPEVAALYFPKSDGGSSSMRGDSEMMMMAVRSANQSPQSVGSSGMDSGVDSLSDQIGDMPHVAISLCGGLTDNREITREEFKERAITYQQFSENPSIIDDPNLVVKIGNKYYNWSTAAPVMLAMQVYQKPLPQASVENIMKEKMPKKGGRWWFSWRSRNSDSKSESAIEAGGGRDESSITMPSASRMKDESSSSDEDHRSSNQASGSCQSELLVSSGSVCYKKTLRLTSEQLASLQLKEGPNDVVFSVTTQYQGTCRCNGTIYLWSWDDKIVISDIDGTITRSDTLGHILPTLGKDWTHQGIARLYHKVSQNGYKFMYCSARAIGMADMTRGYLHWVNERGTMLPMGPVLLSPSSLFSALHREVIEKKPEKFKIECLTDIKNLFYPNTEPFYAAFGNRATDVYSYKEVGVPLNRIFTVNPKGELVQEHAKTNISSFGRLCEMVDHVFPVLARGEAADFSCTDTFAQCNYWNEHLPEGTSQEEEEDPQPLETS, encoded by the exons ATGAACTATGTGGGTCAGTTGGCGGGCCAGGTGTTTGTGCAGGTCAAGGAGCTGTACAGGGGACTCAACCCTGCAACCCTGTCCGGATGTATAGATGTCATCGTGGTGCGGCAGCCCGATGGCACCCTGCAGTGCTCCCCCTTCCACGTACGCTTCGGCAAGATGGGTGTGCTGCGGTCCCGTGAGAAAGTG GTGGACATAGAGATCAACGGAGAGCCCGTGAGTTTGCACATGAAGCTGGGTGAGAATGGAGAGGCCTTCTTCGTCAGAGAGACCGAGAACACACTG GAAGTGGTTCCGTCCTACCTTGCAACATCACCCATCATGTCGATGGGGGAGCAGTTAATGGAGTCCCAGCTAGGCAGGGGCAGTTCTCGTCATCATG ACACCATTCCCTGCAGCTCACTTCCTGTCCAGAGCCTGGGGCCTCAGCAAAGTGACGGCGGGATGAccaagaagaggaggaagaggagaagaaaggcaCGGCCAGAGGCAggcgggggaggaggagggaggagagaggagagtggagaAGAGTTCTCGGAGGAAGAGGACATGTTTACTATCGACTTGAGTTCTGATGAGGAGGGTGactgcagcag ACCTGGTTACGGTGATCAGGGGTCTACAGccaacacgcacacacgcccCAGCACTGATTGGACCCGTTCACAGAG CGCTGACGATTCACGGTCATCAACGCCGAAGAGCGATTCAGAGCTAACCAATCAGAACAAAGACAACCCTGAGATGCTGTGGACCTGGGGGGAGCTGCCGCAGGCTGCCCAG CCGTCTTTCCTGACTGCCCACCAGAAGCAGGACGCTGTCTCCATCCCAGTGTCTGCCAGCACTCACTTCAGAGCCATCAGTGACACTGGAGCCCCCTCCATCACTACCTATGCTCCCCAGCCAGGGGAGACCGCTGCTCACGGTAGAGACAAGGACACTGAAGAATGTAAAAATGGAGCCAGGGTCGAACTAACCACTAACTCGGGGGACAGGGCTGGAGGAGAGCAAG ggaGAGACGTGGAAAGTGTCGGGCCCCTGTGTGCAGAGATGGAGGCTTTAACAGCCTGCTCGATGTCTCCCAGGATTCTCCCTGATCATCTTGACGAAGGCGGGAATAGAGGAAGTCCCATCAGAAGGACTGATTCACCGTCCAAGAAGAAAG AAAAGAGAAGCCAACACCTGGGTGCTGATGGAATATACCTGGATGACATCACAGAGCTGGAGCCTGAAGTAGCTGCTCTCTACTTCCCCAAAAG tGACGGAGGCAGCAGCTCCATGAGGGGAGACtcagagatgatgatgatggcagtGAGGAGCGCTAATCAGTCCCCACAGTCAGTGGGCAGCAGCGGGATGGACAGCGGCGTAGACAGTCTGTCCGACCAAATAGGGGACATGCCCCATGTTGCCATCTCTCTGTGCGGAGGACTCACTGACAACAGGGAGATCACACGAG AGGAGTTCAAGGAGAGGGCAATTACCTACCAGCAGTTCTCTGAAAACCCTTCTATTATCGATGACCCTAACCTGGTGGTCAAGATCGGAAACAA GTACTACAACTGGAGCACAGCGGCTCCTGTCATGTTGGCCATGCAGGTCTATCAGAAACCACTGCCGCAG GCCTCAGTGGAGAACATCATGAAGGAGAAGATGCCAAAGAAAGGAGGACGCTGGTGGTTCTCATGGAGGAGCCGGAACAGCGACTCCAAATCA GAATCAGCGATAGAAGCGGGAGGAGGCCGGGACGAGAGTTCAATCACTATGCCCTCAGCGAGCAG GATGAAGGATGAGTCATCCTCTAGTGACGAGGACCACAGATCGTCCAATCAGGCGTCAGGATCGTGTCAGTCAGAGCTCCTCGTGAGTTCTGGCAGCGTCTGTTATAAGAAGACTCTTCGGCTCACCTCAGAGCAACTG gccaGCCTGCAGCTGAAGGAGGGTCCTAATGATGTGGTGTTCAGTGTGACCACTCAGTATCAGGGCACCTGTCGCTGCAATGGCACAATCTATCTCTGGAGCTGGGATGATAAGATAGTCATCTCTGATATAGATGGAACCATCACCAG GTCAGACACACTGGGTCACATCCTCCCCACACTGGGTAAAGACTGGACCCACCAGGGCATCGCACGGCTCTATCACAAAGTCAGCCA GAATGGATATAAATTCATGTACTGCTCGGCGAGGGCCATCGGCATGGCTGATATGACTCGAGGCTACCTGCACTGGGTCAATGAGAGGGGAACCATGCTGCCAATGGGGCCGGTGCTGCTCAGCCCCAGCAGCCTTTTCTCTGCATTGCACAG GGAGGTGATTGAGAAGAAACCAGAGAAGTTTAAGATCGAGTGTCTCACAGACATAAAGAACCTTTTCTACCCAAACACTGAACCTTTCTACGCTGCTTTCGGCAACAGAGCTACG GATGTATATTCCTATAAGGAGGTGGGTGTTCCTCTAAACAGGATTTTCACTGTCAATCCCAAAGGGGAGCTGGTACAGGAGCACGCCAAAACCAATATCTCCTC CTTCGGCCGTCTGTGCGAGATGGTCGACCACGTCTTCCCGGTCCTAGCTCGAGGTGAGGCAGCAGACTTCTCCTGCACTGACACCTTCGCCCAGTGCAACTACTGGAACGAACATCTTCCCGAAGGCACCAgccaggaagaagaggaagaccCACAGCCACTTGAGACAAGCTGA